DNA from Petropleomorpha daqingensis:
CGCGTGCCGGGCGCCGTCCGACGAAGCCGGCCACCCGCTGCCAGCCGCGCCCGTGGGGCTGCTCGTCGCCGTAGCGCGGGCGGAACGGCCAGAAGGCGACCCGGCCGAGGAGGACCAGGGCGGCGGGCAGGAAGGTCAGCGCGGCGACCATCGCCAGCAGGATGCTGACCGCCGAGATCGGGCCGAGGCCGCGGTTGGACTTCAGGTCGGAGAGCAGCAGGCAGAGGACGCCGAGGATCACGGTGGCGCCGGAGGCCACGATCGGCTCCCACGACCGGCGCAGGGCGGTCCGCATGGCGTCGAACCGGGACTGCTCGCGGCGCAGCTCCTCGCGGAAGCGGGAGACCAGCAGCAGCCCGTAGTCGGTTGCGGCGCCGACGACCAGGATCGAGGCGATGCCCTGGCTCTGGCCGTTGACCGTGATCCAGCCCTGCCTCGCCAGGACGTAGGCGACGGCGACCGAGGCGGACAGCGCCAGCCCGGCCGTGCCGATCACCAGCAGCGGCAGGATCGGGCTGCGGTAGACGACGACCAGGATGAGCAGGACCACCCCGAACGCGGCCGCCAGCAGCAGGCCGTCGATGCCGGCGAAGCCGTTCGCGAAGTCGGCGAACAGCCCGCCGGGGCCGGTCACGTACGCCGTGGTGCCGGTGACGCCCGGCAGGGCGCGCAGCTCGGCGACGAGGTCGCCCAGCGCATCCCCGAGGTCCGGACGCAACGGGAGCACGGCCTCGACCGCCTCGCCGTCCTCCGACGGGATCGGCGGCGACGCCTCGCCGGTGGTGGCGTCGGCGTCCTCGGCGATCCGCACCGCCCGGTCGAGGCGCTGCGCGATCTCCGCCTGCGCAGCGGCGTCGACCGGGCCGCCGTCGGACTCCCAGAGCAGGACCACGGGCAGGCTGCGCTCGGTGTCGAACCGGCGCAGCAGCTCGGTGACGCGGGTGGACTCCGCGCTGTCGGGCAGGAAGGCGGCGTTGTCGTTCTCCTGGACGGCGCTCAGCTTCCCGTTGAACGAGCCCAGCGGTCCGCCGAGCCCCAGCCAGAGCAGGACGACGAGTGCCGGCAGGAGCCAGCGGAGCGTGCGGCGAGCCATGAAATCCCTCGACGGTCGACTATCTCGATGGCCGAGAGATTAGAGGAGTGAGAGACTGCGG
Protein-coding regions in this window:
- a CDS encoding MMPL family transporter; the encoded protein is MARRTLRWLLPALVVLLWLGLGGPLGSFNGKLSAVQENDNAAFLPDSAESTRVTELLRRFDTERSLPVVLLWESDGGPVDAAAQAEIAQRLDRAVRIAEDADATTGEASPPIPSEDGEAVEAVLPLRPDLGDALGDLVAELRALPGVTGTTAYVTGPGGLFADFANGFAGIDGLLLAAAFGVVLLILVVVYRSPILPLLVIGTAGLALSASVAVAYVLARQGWITVNGQSQGIASILVVGAATDYGLLLVSRFREELRREQSRFDAMRTALRRSWEPIVASGATVILGVLCLLLSDLKSNRGLGPISAVSILLAMVAALTFLPAALVLLGRVAFWPFRPRYGDEQPHGRGWQRVAGFVGRRPARVLVWSVIGLAVAAAFAPTFDVRGISLTDALRGGSEATVGQETLARHFDAGSASPAVVITPERTWEDVAAAAADVDGVAAVAPYTGEQGPPTADAEPVVVDGLVRIDATLAEAPDSDAALDVVGQLRTAVRGVTPDALVGGTTASSLDAREAGTRDLAVIVPTVLLVVGLVLAVLLRALVAPVVLVLSVALSVAATVGVSALVFQHLLDFPSSDPGVLLIGFVFLVALGVDYNIFLMSRAREESVAAGTRVGVLRALAVTGGVITSAGLVLAATFGTLAVLPLLILNQLAFLVGFGVLLDTVVVRSLTVPAAVHLLGDRTWWPSRLSSRH